A region of the Dreissena polymorpha isolate Duluth1 chromosome 6, UMN_Dpol_1.0, whole genome shotgun sequence genome:
tttgcgccaactttttgcaataacttttgctatattgaagatagcaacttcatatttggcatgcttgtgtatctcatgaagctgcacattttgagtggtgaaaggtcaaggtcatcctttaaggtcagagttcaaatatatgtggccaaaatcgctcattttatgaatacttttgcattattgaagatagcaacttgatatttggcatgcatgtgtatctcatggagctgcacattttgagtggtgaaaggtcaaggtcatccttcaaggtcagaggtcaaatatatgaggcccaaatcgcttattttataaatacttttgcaatattgaagatagcaatttgatatttggcatgcatgtgtatctcatggagctgcacattttgagtggtgaaaggtcaaggtcatccttcaaggtcagaggtcaaatatatgtggcccaaatcgcttattttatgaatacttttgcaatattgaagatagcaacttgatatttggcatgcatgtgtatctcatggagcttcacattttgagtggtgaaaggtcaaggtcatccttcacaaggtcaaggtcatccttcaaggtcaaacgtcatatagggggacattgtgtttcacgaagatagcaaattgatatttggcatgcatgtgtatctcatggagctgcacattttgagtggtgaaaggtcaaggtcatccttcacaaggtcaaggtcatccttcaaggtcaaacgtcataaagggggacattgtgtttcacaaacacatcttgtttttaattaaatatattcacatttatgtcaattttctgtaaaatggcctctatattatcgaaactcatactcacaaagcatgttgaggcagttttttttaaatagaagtttgtttaagataatcggtagcgcgttttacgacataggattttaggcgggaatacaactcgagtacagtctcatatcgaccgggtacgatttagtatatttaccgtacccggggtacatgtaagtatacttaagagtacccgggatacacgtaagtagtaccagggtcgacaatgaccaatagagtccatattaagggattaattatgtcatgcctggggtcgggcagcttccagtactttgtccggagtattagtctttaactatatcacctattcacatgaaacttcatatatgcatatatggatagatctcactgatgagaagttcagtgcacaagaactatagctatagccccttcattactttatttatctcacttttttattgtccgggtcataacgtaattacaataagacccatttacatcaaacttcgaacaaaggtaggttgtggtgtatagaggtgcagcgttcaacaatcataagtcgagaactctggcttgcatatttcacaattctatgcctttgttggtttcacattttttcttggtttcctgttttcctgaaactactagttcatgattgaaaattaagtttttattacatttagaaaggaaatcatactgcttatatgggttatatcaaatatttcagttgtgtgtggtattttgtattttatacacaataatgaaaagtgatataagtccttggtgttatatgtctgtttgtttagagggaaaaagacagcacaggaactaacgtctgggatatcatatccttatcagaaaacaaaacagttaataactgaaactgcaaatataactcaaatgtatttaaacatcatcgattctattggagaagtggtgttgtgtcccatatttgaaactagccagtacagtatgtttcaagaagactcccgcatgtctctgctaataacgctcccagtgcacggtgttgtgaaagataaaaaaacaaacaactacaataacaaaacaatgaacctaacacactgccctattcaggcattttgtgtaaaaaaacaacttgtggaatgtaaccggtacactaaggtacgacattgcaccgaaaatgtttgcaagctaaatttctaggaaaaaaaacctccaaaactgttacacgggaataaacagcaaaagaaatacaattccgaatgacaataattatgcttccaatgttattgtctttctggattgtatatatcatcacagtaatggataaaagcaacgtttggattatcaaaaggtaaatgcaatatattttcgagacaagtcactttatatatacagtgagtgttgcaaaattatggtcggaacgttttatattcatctatACAGAAATATCGGGGTCTAATCTTTTACCAAAATGACATTATATTCAACGTAAATTTtggtactgatttaagaaaactcaaaaattattatttgattccgacaccttaaaaagaaaacatcaattattttataaagtttggtgtctttatacaatgtaatatattgctatgtgtattaactgttaaatgaattgtgattcctaccccccccccccgtaaaagtcccattggagttctttttaAATGGGAGTTAgacggggtcccccgtcaaaCACCCGTTGGATTTTATTGacaatgggggattgacggggtcccccgtcaaacctcccacggatgtttaatggaaatgggagtttCACGGGAGCTCCCGTAAAACTccaacgggggaagaaaatctacaaacactttattttcttatttaagtacttatttcttacaattatgacttcagcatgtgtatttgtaaacatttaaacagaaaacaaagcataacatttaaattacattttttgtaaaatatagataaaattctcccgtctggaaaaatctcCCGTTGGAAAAtggcaattcttaacgggggaaccaaaaccccgttgggatcccacgggggatggcaactttatcatcaaataactctactttctaaaaacattttaactcttttttttcaattatatgtatgtacacaatgccccctacaaatatgcaaaatttcataacaattgttcaataaataaaaaaaataagtttgcaaataatctggatttgcaaacttaatctggatactgttgaAAGATGgatgttctttttaaattttgaGCAACATgaaccattaaaaaaaattgtaaatgcTTGATGATGATTGAAATGTCATAGTTTGTCTATGATGACAAACATTTTGTCGACTCTCGGGTGTCTGAAAGCACTAACATATTTTGATTTGataaaaagtttaattcaaacttataataaactaataacatgatCAGCATAAACCTTTAGTTAAGTATTTGTGTAAAGGTGATTTGAATAAACGCTTTATACTCTTTCAAGATGCttcacttaaccctttcagtgcgggaaccgaattttgaaggcctttgcaaacagtttggatccagatgagacgccacagaacgtggcgtctcatcaggatccaaactgtttgctattctgataatattctttgaaaaaactcgaagaaaatgctaattttagaaatttagcagacgacattttagcagacgacaaatttcccagcatgcaaagggttaataaaaaacacaaactttaCAACTTCCTTATGTGGCTTTTCAGTGTTTCAGCAAGTTTTGTGATGTCTTATCATCATACCTTAAGAATTTTTCTGATTAAGCCTGTTCCatgttcagaatattttttttaacttcgaCTCTTAAGGGTTTCTTTTTGTTGAAAATGGGGTTGTAttctgccccattcccaatatGTTTTTCCCAAATGGGCATTCAAACTTCCCAATTGAAGGTGCTTAAATGATGATTGAAATGTCTTAGTTTGTCATTTTATGTTAACATCCATATCAACACTGGCTGAATTTTAAGGACCTAATAATTTTTATTCCatggaataaaaaaatattttttttaatttaacatgatCAACATAAACAGGTAAATAAAGTATATTTGTCGTGTGAATTGAAATATCAGAAATACCtaatactttttaaagatatttcactTAACCTAATACAAACGTAACAACTCTCTTTTCTGTGTTTTAGCAAGTTTTGTATATTCAATCACCACTCTATAGAATATATCTAAAGACGCCATTTTAAAGTTCAGACTTCACTTAACTTGCATTGTAATCTTATGTTGCCCATTGCCCTGCAGGGTTCTCAGAGCCAGCACAAGGCCTACTCCCGGCCTGGCATGCCACCTCGTTTCCAGAAACAGCACTCTGGAGGGGATCAGCAGGGGGTAACCTCGCCACGCAGTCAGCCCCCGCACTCTCCCCAGTCGTCCCAGGCCACGCCCACCTCCCCCCAGCCCCACCCTGGGGCCCAGATGAGGCCTGGACAGGGGCCACCAACCTCATGGGGTGCCCCATATTGGAACCCCATGCAGCAGTTCATGGGATATGGTCCAAGACCACCAATGGACATGCAGGGTATGTTTAAAATTTGTATTTCATTTGCTATGATGCATattacttaaaaatatatatactaccCGATTCCATATGATTTTGTCATTTTGAATGAATTTAAACAatactcaagaggccacatttattgtccaatcttcatgaaatttggtcagaagattggtctcaatgatatcttggatgagttcgaaaatggttacgtttgcttgaaaaacatggctgccaaggggcggggcatttttccttatatggctatagaaaaatcttgttaacaatctagaggccacatttattttccgatcttcatgaaacttggtcagaagatttgtcctaatgatatctcggatgagttcgaaaatggtttcggttgcttaaaaaacatggccaccagggggcggggcatttttcctaatctGGCTTTATATtctgctttagtaaaaccttgttaacactctagaggccacatttattgtcgatcatcatgaaacttggtcagatgatttgtcccaatgttatcttggatgagtttgaaaatggttcaggttggtggaaaaacatggccgccaagggggcgtggcatttttcctcatatagctatagttaaaccttgttaacactctagaagccatattcattgtacgatcatcatgaaactttgtcagaagatttgtcccaattatattttggacaagttagaaagtggttccagttgcttgaaaaacatgaaaaACCAATGGGAGGGGCATTTTGCCTTAtttggacttatgaatcttcatgaaactttgtcagtatatttgtttaaatgatatcttggatgtgtatgaaaatggttctggtctgttgaaaaacgtggctgccagggtgttcactagtcatgaaagttggtaaaacattttgttctaatgacatcttgggctgcacagaacaggtcagttcctttgaatctcaggtgagcgactttgggcctttcaggccctcttgtctaaTTATGCCCTCATTTGTCCCTCTTTGTCCTCATTTGTTCCATTGTGTCCTTATTTGTCCCATCATTTCAGGTATGCACATGTACCCAGGTATGCCACCACGTCGCACACGTACGGACAGTCACGGCTCGGGCACAGAGAGCCAGGAGGAGCGTGACAGCAGGGCTGCGTCAtatcagcagcaacagcagcagcagtacgAGGAGGCGATGAGGTGACAGCAGCAAATGTTTGAACCACGCATGTACGGGGAACAGGATGACTACAGAAGGTAACGGTTGCTTTCATCACAATACTGCTTTGGtcatttgttttcaaaagtattttGGTCATATTATGATGGCTAAACTCACTTGTGACTTGTGGACACAGTTTGCGATGATGTCTGTCATATCTGTCAATCCTATGAATAGACTATGATTCTATCAAACTAGACGCTGAGCAAACATCCTTTATTTAAATGCCTCATTCAGTGGTAACAATTCTTTTCTATTACTGTTTATAAGGAAGTTGGCCTTCAGGCTACAGCAGCAAATGCTTAAACCACAATACtgatttgtttgtgtgtgtgtgtgtgattttgGTCATATTATAGTGTGCTTCTCCAGTgacttttttatgccccaggtagggttgcaaataacagttgaactgtctgtctgtatgtccgtccgtccgaaaacttcaacattgcccatcacttttgcaatattgaagatagcaacttgatattttgcatgcatgtgtatcgcatggagctgcacattttgagtggtgaaaagtcaaggtcaaaggtcaaatatatgtcttaaaagtggcgcaatagggggtattgtgtttctgacaaacacatctcttgtttttgcccaaaattactgCGCTGGAAATTGTTTCCTATCAATTAttcgtcaactgattcactgatttgctttaaacttcacatgtacatttgccctggacagtagatgacccctattgatatttgagtcactgggtcaaaggtcgcTCTCACTATGTCGATTTGTGTTAAATTGGTTTCCGTTTGATATGTCATCAAATGATTGAGTGATGGGCCTCATACTTTGAAGATGCAGTGACCTTGAACAGTAGATAATTCCTATTGAAATTTAGGTCAAACTATGGTTTGTAATGTGATTCAATTGAATGCCTTCAGAGATTACCCGAAGTCAAACCGAGCTGGCCCCATGGACTATTTACATCACAGCAACAGTCAGTATGAGGATATATCGGATCAGGAAAACGAGGATAGGTGCTCTATTTATCTGGGCATTTATCAGTCTTCTTCCTCCTTCTAATGATTAAAACTTTTATGCACACTGTTTTTGTTTGCTTGATGATCATCTCTATTTTAACTCCTCACCTTTAAATTATGTGTATTTGTGTTTAGGTACTTCTATTCGTTTAATAAACTGTCTCTAATACCCTACTGAGTATGATcctatattttgtaaattttagcATTTATTGAGCATTTGTGATATGGGAACCTCTTCAGTGCtgaaatgtttaaacaattcTGCTCACTTGATGTACTTATCCAATCAATAAAAATTACTTTTgatgtaaatgttgttttttcagtgAGAGCAGAGGAAACAAATCCAAAGATGATCGTGATGACAAGGTGGACAGCAAGCCCAGAGACCATGAACCTCCCACACGTGATGATAAACCTCGCGATAAACACCCTGACAGGCAGACTTCTCATGACTCGAGAGATGGGCACATCGAAAGACGCGATAGTCGCCAGGAGAAGTCCGACCGTTCCTACGACACAAGGGACTCTAGGAACAAGGCTGACTCTAAACAAAAGGAGAATCATTGGGACCGCCCTGACAAGTCCCGCGAGAAGTCTGATAGAGGTGAAAGAAAGGATGGGAGGCAGGATCGTAAAAAGAGGGATCCAGACAATGTGTGGAACATGTCACCAATGAAGCAGGAGGACAATCGACATAGTATGTGTTTGTTGGTCAAGCTACTTGTTCTTTTCACAAAGTAAAATCGATGACTTGTGTATTATTAGTGCTAAATGCGGATTGGGATGGGGATTATTCTATTTAATGTAGTGAACACCTTGTTTGTTATGAATTTTTGATTGGACCTTGATTGAGCAGAGCTTGCTTTTCAAGTACAAAAATAGTTGAAGACTTTCTTAAAATATAACTGCATGGTTGTTGTTATATAAATGAGTTTAAGCTAAACAGTTGATTTCACATATCCGGGAATAAGCGAGCTTTTTAACAAATTTCTAGTACATACAAAGCTGACAAGTTTATAAtctttcaaaatcacataccATATCGACCATTATTATTTGAATGAAACTactatttgtttataaaatgggCCATCATTGTGTTTACTGACATATAAGTGGGTTTTTTGGAAGTTAAGTGTACTCAAGGATGAGTCTTTTATGTCCcttaccggtgaaactggaggggacttatgatttGGGCTCTGTCTGTCAGTGCGTCACacttctggatcctgcaataactttaaaagttcttcatactttttcatgaaacttaaaacatggatagatgatggcaatatggagatgatgcctgtcatttcatttttttcctacttcaagaattttggttgctatggcaacaaatatatatatatcagtgctttccacaggatttttgtcaggtgCCCCGGGATTGATAGGGGTGGtttgggaggggtgtcccctccggacgttgattttatttttatttaatgtgtaaattgacgttctgtggtgagttataactcaaaataaaacagcgtcaaaagacgtcatttggtgtgctatgactcttcaagaaaatcccccagtcatttaaaaatatataatatattgtttaattgttttttaaaaaaatcgcatagatagtaaaatcccgactctaACGTGTCCggaatacatccgtttcaacccgactattactgtatacttactacttttgaAGTTTCTATTTataacccgataatcccgtttattccggtTTTATAATTCACTTTCTGGTAAAAACTGACGATAAAGCTCTCAATtaattctttaacacaaaccttgccgtttttctattgtatcaaataaattttaagtgtctATATGTTTTAACctgtatttatattttaccctttcccgcatagatacgcataatcctGTCTCGATCAATGCCTTAATTAATCCGTATCAACCATACCTTcgatctattactgcatacttactacttttccagTTGCTActcattacctgataatcccgtatattccagttttaaagcaaattctggtaaatattcaCGATAAAAGTGCTGAAGAATTTTAAAAAAGTTGCcattttttcttaagtatcaaataaattttggcatgtgttactatttaaagatgtgatgaaatatcATCCTATCAGGATTTCCACAGAACACAGCGTAAATCGCTTGACATGTTTTTATACAGCACAAAATACATCCACACTTTCCAtgtgacgttctacatgtctgcatatttttcgcgcgctttttattgagacaaaggataataTACTGGTTATATGACGctacaatttgttaatgtcgcgttagcattaaaattcggaagcttgttttggattacaaattgataatgctcatttgaaaattgaacgaaacatttacagttgtgcgtaattaattcaacgattatttgttaaagcgcattacgtgtctaATAAATGTCAGTTCTacaaatggacatgatgaaataaacatgtactggaattaaattgttattgcaTAATTGTTACCGGGAGTTATTTGTACAACTTACTCGCTACAAGTAAGTAATtgcttaccacttgcaattaatttctcgtattatgTGTCAtgagtaacacttgtttacagtaaaaaggtgtgatgatgatgcccaaaaccgtctttaatgtactgttctagttaccggttttatattacgtgaaTGGTACAActccttgctaatcaagctgcgataaactcttacttcgtgcccgacgtcaatcaaaaataattatcgatagttaaccccgccctcataagcattcgcgtaaccaattggacgatgaacatcacagtttgacgactggaaagttacccgagaGTTTCCTGTGATACATCCTTGTCTTCATAAATGACTGtttaatgtggctagaataattgATACGCGCATCATGCTTTCTcctatcagtggattatctatgaccccatgtggtgtttatggctaTAACATGCGAAAGTAGGTaccaagtgctcttttaaaacagggaatattgatacactgataaagAAACCTTGATTTTCTTGACATTCTCCATTTTCTTTTACtgtaaaaatacactgatcggaaaatttcaagcgccccggctactctgatttcaaaattcaagCGCTCCGGCGAGGAACCgctaaatggcctgtggaaaaccctggtatatatataaatttataaaataactgacaatggtggagtttcaccgtaggggacaatattgcttggcaatctcttgttttaaattgttttgttattttgaaatgttttatccAGCTTGGTTTGGAATTTtactttcaaaatgttaaaataacagTTCTCAATTCATCCTATGTAAGAAACTAACCTTTCGTCATTGAAAACCACGTTAGAATGAAACAACTAAAAAGTGCTTGAAATGTTTCAGAGCGAGACTTCCACAATGCCCCTCCCCCAATCACCCTGCGTGAATCTCAGCAGAATACTCCAGCCCAGAGCAACTTTGTCTCCCTGAAGAGGCCTGCATCCACGCTCTCAAAGGCAGATTCCCACGAATCGCCTGCCAGCGACAAAAATGAGGACCACTCAGCTGCCAAAGTAAGAGAATGTTGTGTAGACCATATGGAATGAAGATAGTTTAGGAATTTCTTGCCATTTCTTGAAATAAACAGGCATGTCAGTCTGTGATAACGGGTTCTTATTTTGCCATATCTGGAATGATTTTTAGGTTCAAAGTTTTGAAACTTattgaaaattattaattttacattcATATTAAGTCTATAACATTGTTTCCACAATAATGTAGAGAAAGCAAATGATAAACCAAAGTGTTGTGCTGTTT
Encoded here:
- the LOC127835491 gene encoding protein PRRC2A-like; translated protein: MLPIALQGSQSQHKAYSRPGMPPRFQKQHSGGDQQGVTSPRSQPPHSPQSSQATPTSPQPHPGAQMRPGQGPPTSWGAPYWNPMQQFMGYGPRPPMDMQGMHMYPGMPPRRTRTDSHGSGTESQEERDSRAASYQQQQQQQYEEAMR